The sequence below is a genomic window from Pseudorca crassidens isolate mPseCra1 chromosome 20, mPseCra1.hap1, whole genome shotgun sequence.
ACGCTTTGCAGGATAAGGCCTCCTTACGTAGGGAACGATTGAGAATATTTGCTCCCCACACCCAGAGCCATTCAGGCATATACTGtgcaaaaagaaactaaaaatgaaagagaaaaagactgtAAGGTTAGAACCCAAAGTCATCGACAACAGAACGCACAGATCAGCAATCGTTTAAACCAACAAACATCACCAATCCCATTAaatacaaaaaagggaaaaaccttaGGTGCTACTGCACTGAGCACCTACTTTTGTATAAGACCGTATGCTAGACTCTCTGGGGAACAGAAATGTGATCACCGCCCACCCGCCCCCTTTCTCTAATGAGGCGGGACAGACCTACACGCAGTGATACGATTTCATCTTTACTTAACGTGACATGAATAGTATGGAATGTGGATAAGAATTACAAATCAGCCCAGGAATAAAAGGCAGGTGAAAGAGAAAACTGCATACGTGCTTAGTACTGTGTGAGAAAACTGGGGACTGAGGGGCAGAGTGGTGCTAAGTTAAACAAACGCACTGAGTCAAAAACACCAGGACCCTGAGAGAGTGTCTTGAGGTGTGATGTGGAAGCCTCGGGGATACAGGGAGGATGTCCGCTGATGCTGCTCTGCTCCAGGGGGTCTCCAGGGCCACGTCCCCACAGGGGACATTCGGCAAGGTTCAGAAACAGTATTAGCTGTCACAAGTGGGGTGGTGGTGCTACCGGCATCTCGTGGGCAGAGGTCCAGGACGCTGTGAGCATCGTACAGCGCACAGGAAGGTCCCACAACAAGGAACGAACCAACCTCTACGCCACTAGTGCTCAGGTGGAGAAGCCCTGCGCAACACTGACGGATCTGTCCGAGACCGAGCAAAAGTTTAACACCTTGTGTGTGAAGGAGGGGAGATGATGGGCCCCTGGCAGGTGCTGATGTTCTAGCCTTGACCAGAGGTGTAATAATACAGGTCACTCCTTAAGAAACAGACCCAGGTCACTCTGCTATTCCAGGAACCACAGTGAACAAGGAGGGGGTCCCAGCACGATGAACTGTGGGGTGAGGgtcccagaggtgcaggtgtTCCCAGCAGGTTCCACAGAAGCTTCAGCTTAGCCACCTTGGAGACAAGGGTCCCGTGTTTGGCCTGGAGCCGTAAGTAACTACCTGTGAAAATGACCAAGGTCTCTTTGGACCTCTTTAAAGAGTCAGGATTTCATggaaaaaaatacccaaataCTCCTCCTTGGGGCCACTGTCCTAAAGCAAAAGGCTCTAAAatccaaggagatgaaagaaggCAATATATGGTCCCTTAGGAGGACTCTGTAAGGAGGGTCACATTGAAACATGGGGGCGCCTGACACAGGCTAGGTAATCGGATGCCCCTCCAAAGggcattttattttcagtgtttattgAGTGGAGAGTGAAGCAGCATCTAGAAATCTGTTTGTTTTAAATCTCCTCTCATGACCTCTTGTCCACTACAGGGGGGACCAGCATCAAGATGGATTCTGCCCGTTTCCTAAGGACGGGCAGGCGGAGACTCATTGGCTTGTCCCAGGGAGGTTTCAGCACACTGGGCAGTGGGAGGGAAAGAGCTAATGGAAGAGGAGAGAATTTCATCCTCTGGGTACTGACGGATCAGCTCCGGAGGCTGACTCATCCGCCTGTTGAGATAACAGCAGTAACAGGAAAGGGATGCCAAGTGTCCAGGCACCGGGAACTGCGGAaaagccggggtggggggggtctggTTCTGCAAGGCTCTGGGCGCCTTCGGGGATCCTGACCCGTGTGTCCAGGCCTGCTCCTGACCAATGTGATACAGAGTAGCCTCCCCGGGGACCCGGCTCAGTAGGACTTGGGAACAACGAGCTGAGGGGAGGACGTCCACAGCGAGGGTACACATCCAGCTCATCGGAAAAGTGCACAGTGCTGAAAACACAAATGCCATGCGCTCCCCAGAGACTGAGACAGGCGGGACTTAAAAAGGTAAGAAACAAACGGGAATGGAGAAGATGGAAAGGAACTCAAAGAACGTGAGCTGGATCCTTAAACCGGAGCACTCTAAGGTTGAGAATCAGAATTCACAATCCTCATCTTTCAGCATCATGCTTCAATCAGATTcccaaatgtcattttaaaaaggtTTAGGATGCATTAACCTAATTACGAGAGCTGAGCGCACACTGTTACCTGGATGGAATGGGACCAGTATCCTGTGGTCCTTTTTGAAATGCCAAGGGTAGAAACAGCATGATGTGCGTACACTTGTGGCGAAGGCACCAACCACGGGCACTTGTGCAGAAAGCTGCCAGGGGTGGACACGTTGGTAGCTACGTAGAACGGGATTAGACTCTGTACGAAAATTCCTTTGGAAGCATATTCATACTGCAATGCTCTGCTGAAGTGGTCTAAGTAAGCCTGTTGAAACAGGAGGGGAAAAGACCTAATTTTTCAGGAACTCGGAAgaaattcaggagaaaaaaaaagacttaatggtcatttcagggaaaaaaatacagcaCAAGCAAACACGAGCTGCTGACAAAGAGCTCAACAAACTGGACCAAACCATCGTGATAAACATTGTCCTGCATGGTGATTTCACTTTCCAACTGGGGACGCGTTACCTTAGACGCAGAAAACGCCGCCAGCTGCGGGGTTGGCTTGCAGCAGGAGCCGGAGGAGATGGTGACGATggcccctttcttcctctccaccATCCCGGGTAACACTATGTGCACCATCAGACTGGCGGCGGCAACGTTCACGTTGACGATGTCCCAGAGCATGTCCTCCGAGACCTGTGTGAAGTACTGCGGGTAGGGGTAGAACACGCCCACGTTGTTCACCAGGATGCCAACGTCTCTGTCCTTCAGGGCTTCCCGAATCAGGCCGTAGATCTCGCGGCCATTGCTGAAGTCCGCGACAATGACGTCAGTCTCCACTTTGTAGGTGTCAGCTATGTCTTTAGCGACCGTCTGCAGCTTCTCTTGGTTCCGACTGATCAGGACGATGTTGAGCCCACGGCTGGCCAACTCCTCTGCGTAGGCCCTTCCGATCCCATCTGTTGCGCCTACAGTACAAGCGGGGACAAGAGAGCAAACTCGTTTCTCAGTGTGACctttaaaatggactttaaataCACTGTGTCTGGGTTTAATCAGAGAAGGATTCACAGTAGAAATAAACCGAGTTCTGTAAGTGATCAGTCAAGCACAAGGTCAAATCCATGACACAAGCTAGTCAAATACTCGCCCAGACACTCTGACAGGCAGAGGAAGAGCTGTTTTACATTCACCAAGTTGACTGTGAGACTCAGTGGGAAACTGTTTTCAAACTCTCATCTGGCTTGAATGAGTGCCAGGGGGTACTTTCCTGGGAAACAATGGTAAAttaagatgaaatttaaaataagggAAGTGTTTCTGAAAGTGGTACCAGTTTGTAAGGACACTTTGAAAACAGAgagcaaaaaggaaaagcaaaggctaggaaggtggggctggagctggaCTGGGAACAGGAGGGGCAGAATGAGAAGCACAGAAATCACAGGGAAATTCTTCCAGGACGAGGGCGGTAAGAAATGCGCACATAATCGTAACagagtggttttatttttttatcccaTGAAAACATTACATCAAATTCAGTAACTCCAGGAATGATGCATCCAACCTAAAACACAGATTAAACAGGAAAGatgatttcatttttagattAGGCAAGAACTGAAAACTCATCTCTTACCACTCACGACTGCCCATCTTCCATACTGCTTGATCAGGTCTGCTCTGCTCACCAGGCGCGGGATGAAATGCAGCCTGATGAGGCTGTAGAAGTCACAGACGACGGTGATGCTCTTTCTGGCCGTGTACCAGGCTCCAACCAAGGCGAGGGCTTCCATGTAGCAGTTGCAGGACCTGGCGATTTCCCTGTACAAGAGGTAGAAGCTGTCGACGGCAGCCATGGCAGCCTGCAAGGGAGGGCAGCGAGAGAGAGGTGGCTTCTGCTTAGTAAGTTAAAGGAACATGCACAGTGCGCGGGAAGAAAGGAATCCGAGGACATCAGAGCTTAACAATTTTGCATTCAATAACAGTAACCGTTCAGATGCACATAGCCCATGGATCCAGACAACTTATGATCTCATTATTTAACATCTGTAGCTTATAAAGTTCTTTCCTTCCAAGAAGATTAGTCAACATAGTTATCAAGAGTTACCAAATTCCTACTAAAATCCAGGCACTGCGGCGCTAAATGTTGTGGCTACGGGGATAAACACAACATGCCCTATGCCAGAAAAAGCTCCTGGTCCAGCACAGCGGCAGACACAGAGCTTTTAATTCACGTAACAGCTGAGaggtatgtttctttcttttactgaATTTATATGTATTCAAAACCGGCAAGCGCGGAGGGCCTACTATCCCTgaagagacagaggagaagaaacagaggcaATATTAAGACAGGGCCTTGGCCTCAAAGACCTTACAACCCATTTGTGACAAAACTAAGCTCTAATAAACTTTAACATCAAATAAACATAAATTAGATTATGtataaataatattcataaatgtatatttaaaaagagaTACTCCCCAAACTTGAAGAATTGTTTTCTCAAACGATACTGCATAAGCACGCTCCACTGTGCTGATGTCACTGGCACACCACTACCTTTCCCTGGCCCCTTAACGTTTGGGGAAAGAAAAGCCCAATTCAATTCTTGTGAGTATTCACACAGCAAGCATCGCGacgcacctattatgtgccatgTACCGTGACAGATGCTAAGGACTCAAAGATGAAGTAAATAACTACCTAGAAGAAGAGACGAACATTTAACAAAACAACTTTAAATGCCATACGAACTGGTGTATGTACGCCTGTgctcagaaaggaagagaaagcccGGGCACGACCAAGGCTGATGAACTTCATCCTGGACTAGACCCAGGAAGCCACTGAGGCCTGAGCCAACTGTGTGCTATCAAGTGAGGGTCAAACATCAAGAAGATCAGAACAGACCACAATTAAATTCCAGGGAGCTCTGATATGCACAAACACAAGGATACAGCATTTATtgtatattaataaaagaaaatagatttaagccaaacaaacatttatataaaacttctggaagtgGCCCCTTTCATAGAAACTGCattagaataggaaaaaaataaatcctgaaaCTAAGAAAAATCCCTGACAATAGCAGCAAAAGTTGGCATAAGCTTAAGGAAGAATAAGTGAATTCCTTCCCACTCGACCGCAATGCAATTTGAGCTCAACCAAGGTTTGCAGAGTGGAGAAAACAAATTAACCTCTGGAATGGAACACAATGTAAGAATGATATCACACTGTGGTAACAGGCACATAAAATAACGAAAAAACTActgaatataaatatgtatacgtCGATATCTATCTGTGTGTTGAGTATGCACCTGAGTGTGCAGTCCAAATTACAAACcaacaaaacatacaaaagaaatatgacagaaaactgaaagaaataggCAGCAGGATTCCTAAATGCCTCACAATGAGGATATAACCCCTCAAACGTTAAAATTTCCACTCCTACTGTAACTCTAAATGGGTGTGGCATTAAGTAAGTTAAAGAAACGTCCTTCTCAAATAGCAATACAGGAAATGACTGAAGGGGCCACCTTATTTCCAGTAAGTAAAGTGCTGTACACTTTGGGGTTCTGTTCAGAGAAACTTACCTCCTACGACAAGGATGCCAAGATTggtcaagaaaagaaaacattataaactTGATTCAGCACACAAACCAATTACTTAATAAGATAAAAACAATTACATGCTCCTCTGGGGTAATGCTTCTTCATGGACCACACTGGCTGAGATTCCCTAAAACATGAACTGTCAAGATCAATGCAGTCTGGGCTGaagatgctttctttttctggtcCGTCCGCCCCACTAAGGCCGTACACTCCGGGCACTGCTCCAAATCCTCTGAAAGACGCTCACAGTCACGGTCATCCACCTTAAACGTGTTCACCCCTTTTCTGCTGTGCATGAGCGCCTCTCAAAGCTTCCGGATGCTAGCGATGAGGTAGTGACGTGTCACCCCCTCCAAGGGTCCCCGCTGCTGCACCAGCTCAACACACGGCCCCCTCCTGAGGAGGCAGGCGCCGGCTGCAGAGGCCCCTGCCGGGCACTGAGCACACTCACACTGGCTGCCGTCCCCGAATGGCGCTAATTCGATTCCCAGAGCAACAGCCAAAACATTAGCTTCTTACAAGGAAGAACTTTATAAAAACTGAGAATCCAAACCCAACCACCCTAAGTTAGGAGTTCCTGAGATAACTTTTTAAAGTGGACACGTGCCTTTTGTCATAATTAAATACTAGGCCATGAAGAAAGCAAATGTGAAACATAATACTTGTATGCACCAGTACTTTTCaaacaaaatgtgataaaatTCGAAATAACAAAACTATGACCAAGAAACTAGATACTTGGAACATTAAATCTATTCTTCAAAATAACAAGTGGGCATACATCTAAAATGTTAAAACAGTGTTttcaatgaaaaactgaaaaccacGTATCAAGGACTAATGGATCGTAGCCAAAGAAATActtgtgagaaaatgaattgCAGGAGTGTCTGTAATAGGGTTCCAGTTAAAAAGGTCAGGTATGCCTCAGAGAATGACTCATCCCAAGGGGAAGCTGTGTAAAGGGAACTTCGACCCTCTCAAACACCATTTTTTTCAAGAATTGAACATCTCAGAAGGAAAAACTTCAGCAAAAGAAGCCTGACTGCGACCGAGTTCCCCGATTTTTCTGCTCAAGTCATTAAGTACCCGTGGTTTCCTCTTACCTCCTCTGCCAGCCCTGGGCCTTCAGGAATACACTGCTCTGTCTTCTCTTCAGGACAAGCTGTGAACAAAAACCAACAGGAAACAAATGCCTCTCCTTCACAGCTCAGCTGGGATAAGTTTATATAAAACTACGACCAAAGCGTTTTAAAAGTTAAGGAAACGGAACAACTCTCGTGCCGTGATTCCCTGCGCAGGCAGCGACACatcccctggtctgggaaaaagGCAGGCGCCGCCAGTGCCCGTCTGGtggaaggctgggctgggaggcATCCCGGCTCCTGCACCTTGTTCCTTAAGGAACATTTCGTCACACAGGACAAAATCTGTCCAGACAGCTTGGAGGGAGACCCAGGACGGCAAGCATACGCCCTGCCCCCGACCTGTCCCGGGCATCTGCTGGGCTTCCCCGGACCTCATCCTCCTCTCTGCAAACCACTGTGCTCGCTCCAGCCACAGAGCACTAGACCCTCCGCTCGGCCGCAGCACCTGTTCCACACTCCAGGCAGATCCCGGCTGCCCACCTGAGCACGTGGGTCCTGGGCTGGCGGCAACAGCAGGGAGGAATGGCCCCTTCCAGCCTGCCTGGGGCCGGGGGCTTACGGATACGGAGACGGAAGGAAACGCCAGTGCcacctttcccctctccctccgcCCTAGACACCGCCTGGTGCCTGTTTCGGTTTTGAAACCCCCCACCCAAGGCTGTGTTCCCTGGGGGGCCGCATCTCCCCACACACCCCTCCAGCACCTCACACAACCCGTGGCGCGGACGGACAGGAGCGCCCAGACCAGCTGCTGCATGAAATCGCACCACCCAGCCTAGCTCAGCTCAGTCCCGTCCCACGGGGAGGG
It includes:
- the HSDL1 gene encoding inactive hydroxysteroid dehydrogenase-like protein 1 isoform X1; this translates as MAAVDSFYLLYREIARSCNCYMEALALVGAWYTARKSITVVCDFYSLIRLHFIPRLVSRADLIKQYGRWAVVSGATDGIGRAYAEELASRGLNIVLISRNQEKLQTVAKDIADTYKVETDVIVADFSNGREIYGLIREALKDRDVGILVNNVGVFYPYPQYFTQVSEDMLWDIVNVNVAAASLMVHIVLPGMVERKKGAIVTISSGSCCKPTPQLAAFSASKAYLDHFSRALQYEYASKGIFVQSLIPFYVATNVSTPGSFLHKCPWLVPSPQVYAHHAVSTLGISKRTTGYWSHSIQFLFAQYMPEWLWVWGANILNRSLRKEALSCKA
- the HSDL1 gene encoding inactive hydroxysteroid dehydrogenase-like protein 1 isoform X2, with protein sequence MAAVDSFYLLYREIARSCNCYMEALALVGAWYTARKSITVVCDFYSLIRLHFIPRLVSRADLIKQYGRWAVVSGATDGIGRAYAEELASRGLNIVLISRNQEKLQTVAKDIADTYKVETDVIVADFSNGREIYGLIREALKDRDVGILVNNVGVFYPYPQYFTQVSEDMLWDIVNVNVAAASLMVHIVLPGMVERKKGAIVTISSGSCCKPTPQLAAFSASKAYLDHFSRALQYEYASKGIFVQSLIPFYVATNVSTPGSFLHKCPWLVPSPQVYAHHAVSTLGISKRTTGYWSHSIQVVTYGSRPNTGPLSPRWLS
- the HSDL1 gene encoding inactive hydroxysteroid dehydrogenase-like protein 1 isoform X3, producing the protein MEALALVGAWYTARKSITVVCDFYSLIRLHFIPRLVSRADLIKQYGRWAVVSGATDGIGRAYAEELASRGLNIVLISRNQEKLQTVAKDIADTYKVETDVIVADFSNGREIYGLIREALKDRDVGILVNNVGVFYPYPQYFTQVSEDMLWDIVNVNVAAASLMVHIVLPGMVERKKGAIVTISSGSCCKPTPQLAAFSASKAYLDHFSRALQYEYASKGIFVQSLIPFYVATNVSTPGSFLHKCPWLVPSPQVYAHHAVSTLGISKRTTGYWSHSIQFLFAQYMPEWLWVWGANILNRSLRKEALSCKA